From the genome of Perca fluviatilis chromosome 8, GENO_Pfluv_1.0, whole genome shotgun sequence:
GAGGCGCTGTATGTTGACTGGAGATAAAATATCTTATAATGAACACAGCAGGCTCACCAGCCCCAGTTCTGTCGCTCCTTCCATGCCTGAAGAACCAATCCCGCTGGCTCTGCTAAGCTATGGCTCCAGTGCCAGCTGCCAACAGCCAGTACCACTGAAACCCTGCCTCCATTTCACTATGGCCTTCTCTCCAGAGCAGCAAACCCTGGCAGTCACTGTCCTCAGTCTCACTGGGACGCCCCACAAACTGGAGAATGTGTCTGTGCTGGGCAGCCTGCCGCCTCTATACCCCTGTCCCATACAGGCCTCTGCCCAGAGCAGTCTCAGCCCTGAGACCCACAGCCTGGTGCTGGTTTTGAAGGTGAGCTCTGTGAAGGAGCTCCAAAAGTGTGTACTGAGAATATCCATATCCACACAGGAACCTCCCAGCATGAGAGGCACCATACTGGGTGAACTGGAGACTGAATGTGGAGGAAAAGACTGGGGAGCAGAGCACTCGTTTCACGTCACAAAAGAGCTTAACCCAAACAAGTGGAAGCTAAAAAAGGTATCGGTGGATTGAATTAatatatgtgatgatgtgttgtCTATATTTTTAAGATACATAGAGAGGTATCATGGGCAGATTAACCTGTTAGGAGGCCCTGAGGCAAAAATCTGTTGCTGGGCccctttttgacactttttacaACATCAGTTTAAGAAAACAAATGGTCAAGAATGAACAATCAAGCTCTACATTCAAGGTCTACATGTAACATAGTGACACACAGTGAACCTGGGGTTTTGGGGTCTCTGTGGATCTGGTGGCCTGGGACAGAAAGTTGCCTGTTTTGCCCTGTTGGTAATCCAGTTTTGCATGGAGGTTACCAGTTAAAATGATCTGCTTAAACAAGCAACAAGGGGTAAACATGGAGACATGTCCATGTACTGCATTGCATATGGACATGTGATCTCTGTGATCAGTGCAATTTTAAAATAATCCTTTGGTGATttatgtgatttttgtttgttcCCACATGTTACAAAGAGAAAGTCTCATGCTGCATTTCCTGCTGATCGAGGTTCCCCTCTCTGCTCTTTGACTGCAGGGTCTGATCTCACAGGATGCACCGATGTGTCCTCCACAGATCTTCGTTTTGCTTCAGTATCAGACTCTGGCCCACCGCATCAAAGCCACGGTCCTCAGAGCAGATAACCTAGACAACCTCGTTTACACATTGGATGCAGCAGGTACAACCAGCATTTAATGTCACTTGAATTTGACAAATTATATATTTAGAGATCCCATAAGGACATCATGCATGGAGGCATTATGTAAGCATGCGTGGGCAgaactaactttttgcctttcAGGGGCAGAGGTAAAATAATTCCCTATGTTTGCTTTTAATGTTTAGGGGATTAAATGATGTCTCACAGGGCCTGGATGCAGCAGGAGATCATCCCTTTTTATAATGACATTGTGGTTTAATCCCTCACTATTCACAATCCTCAGAAAAATGTTCCAATCTCCTCTGGATCTCTGATCTGACAGATCTAATCTTTGTTTGCATTAGCCTGTCAAGGCATTACATTTATTGCAGACAAGTACATTCTGTATAAAGAGCCATTAGATTGTATGATATCAGTTTCATGTACATTATGTCACATGCATTTGACTTGGATAATCTCTTTATCAGATTCTGAAAGTATTTGTTTACTGTATGAGATAATAGACAGAAGTGCATAGTatggataaagaaaaatatgtattttatccATTCTAGCTCCATGTTTTACCTGATTATAATTTAAGGTGAATTTACAGGAGAAAAGGTAAATAAGTATAAAAGtggtttcattttgtttttacattttaatctattttttatAACTGGACTGGGCATACACATTCTTGTGTGATgtgatttttcaacatttccACCTTGATAAGTGTGTTTTAGATCTTAATAACTAATACAGAGACTCTGGATTAgaaaatgcatgcatgcatgcatgcaactATGATGGCAGCCTGAaatacagcaaaaaaagaaagatttaacacagaaaactaacaaaaaatatttttggctTCATGGTATGTCAACTAAAAAATGTGATACCTGTCTTATAATTATACAATATAGTGTTATCCTGCAATTTGTTTTTTCTAATTTTGTTTATTCGTAACAGTGGGAAACTTTCTCTTTCCAGCTTccttttgtatcttattttccATGTTTCAATTTTATTGTACAATAGATTTTCTTCCGCACCTTATAccatgtgtgtgcctgtgcacaGAATACCAGGTGGTGATCAATCTGCATCATGAAGGAGTTGTGATCAGCAGCAGAGAAACTGAAGGAGGGTCCTGTTCTGTGTGGAATACTCCTTTCATGTTTGACCTGCCTCCTGGAGACATCAGTCAGCTGCCCCTCATGCTCGAGTTCATAATCACACAGGTAAAGATCCCTTTCGGGCCTCACAATTACAGAATAAAATGCATTTCTGTAAATAACTACATTTATTTGTGATGTGTAACCCTGTGATTTCCACATTCCTGCTCCTTTTTTCTGTGATAAATTCAGGTCCTTTCAGAAGGTAAAGTTCTTGGGCGAGTCCTAATTGGAGCAGAGGCTGCAGATGCAGGACGTGCTCACTGGAGGGACATGTGCAGCCTGCAGGTTGAGCAGGCACGCTGGCACACTGTACAACCAGACTTATAAAGTGCTGACACGTGCGCTGAAAGAAttattttgtgaacagtggaCCTGACGCACTGTATGAACTAAGTGAGCATCCAAGCTAAGCTATTATAGGTCACCTTTACCAAAAAGTGCACACAGCTAATGTTTCACTTTGTATATCAAATGATGTGCTTCCTGGGAGTTCTAATGGGTGTATATTTTGTACTCAGCAAACATTTTTGTCAATGGCCTTATTTCAATGTATCAACCTGTGAATTaggtactgtatgtgcacaAAATGACCTTCAGAATGTGAAGGCTTACAACAGAACAATGTATTTGTGTAACATTACCTAGAACAGACTTTCTGAATGGATCTTTTACAATTTCTGAAAACTTATCTCTTGTAAGCATTCAATCTCTCTCCtagtaaacaaaaagaaaacattaaggTAATTGAATGGACCTTTATCTAGAAATATTGAAGAGTTACTACAGCATTCAGTCCTTGTAACTAAAAAACATGTAATACACAAATGTACTTTGTATTCTCTTATGTGCATCTATATAAGGCCACTGTTCTTTTGAGATACGTGAAATATCTTGTTGGCTAAAGGATTTTCttaatgtcaaaatgatgtaaAGAACCATATCATGTCACATAAATAAAAGACTTTTGCCTGAGGTAGCTTGGTGACTTTTATTATCACTATTGTCTGAGGTTAAAGTATCACCTAAGCAGAATCTTGTCTTTAAATTGTTGAAGTGAATTAGTCCTTAAATTTCatttgagtaaaaaaaataaatcatacagTATAAGCTACAAGGCACCACATTAGCTGGTGCAGCACTCTGTAATGACTGGTCTATGTGTAGACTTGTATATAGCAATGCAGGAGTCTTAACAAAAACACATCATttgtcctctccctcctcttcatcttcatTAGGGTTACAGATATCTACAAGCTCAGCCAGGAATATTCCATCAGGATAGAGGAAAGGTGACCTCTTCTGCTGCAGGTCAATCTCATCTGACCAGTGAGAGGACTTGTCTGATAGTTTCTTGGCAGCAGAAGGGCAGTCCTGGGTTGGCTGCTTGTACCTTAGTGTGGCTAAATTAGGCAAAATTGGGGAAATAATTACACAAAGATTATTATTTCAAAATATCAATTTTGTATTCTTACACATGCAGAAGGTAGAAGGCCATGGACAGAAGAGAAATGAATTAAGGTCAGGGACTTATCCACCAATAGTGATGAGAAAAGCTGGTTATTTTATTAAACAATGTGCTCCATAATTAACTTAGATATTTGTGGATATGTCCCTGTCTGAGATAAAGATATGGATCCCATGATTTTCCCAAAAattccaaaaaacaaacacgAAACAGATTACAGCACACGTCTACACTAATGATTATTACACCCATTCATGCACAACTTCACCTTGCAGCAGATTCTCATTTTTTGCCTTCAGATTGCAGATTTCTGCACTCATAGTTGAAATCTGGCAGAGGAGAGAACAGTTTTAAATCTctcattttatattattatatcttTATATTAGATGCTTCTGTAAGACCTCTTTTACAAATGTAGTCTATATCTTTTATTTAATGCTTTTTAACGTAGATTTTGTTTATTATGTTTTCACATCTCTTTTTCAAATAGCAGCTCAAAAAGAATTGCAAAAGAGGGcaacacattttttattgtaGAGTGCATCTTCTTGTTTGAAATGTAAGACCTTGATCTTGTGACACACAGTCTGTAGTTTTTAGTTGGCATtggaaatttcttttttttatcgtcaCTCAATACCATTAGGACTTTTTAATGATGATACAGGCTTTATCACATTATGTCTGGATGTTACTGACTGCTTCTCTGTTGTCATACTATGGTAGTCACAGGTTTTCAGTACAAGACAGTGATGCACTTTAACTCTTTCATATCCTCTTAGGCAAATTCAGATGTGTTCCAGCTGACCGGTTCTCTCCTCAGCTTCAAATCCGATTATTTACCGAGTAGAAAGAGTCATATGTGAGATTATAGCTGAACTACGTTTTACATAGAGTTTAAAAGGTTATGCAGCCAGGCTGACACCCCTCCCAGAATGCTCTTTGATTAAAGCAGAAACTGGAAttagtgaacatatatatatgtgtgtgtgtgtgtgtgtgtgtgtgtgtgtgtgtgtgtgtgtgtgtgtgtgtgtgtgtgtgtgtgtgtgtgtgtgtgtgtgtgtgtgtgtgtgtgtgtgtgtgtgtgtgtgtgtgtgtgtgtgacaatgaATGAATGTGCGGGTAGTTCTGTTAATTTTATGATATCTGTATACCAAGATTATGCCATCAATGATATTAATTTGTCGCAGATGCTAATGCATTATTTATGAAACATCCTAGCATACAGGCAGGTAGATATACATGGTCTTTTGAGCGGTGTGGTGGCTGCAGGTTTTATGATGGTTAGCTGTtgcatatacactcacctaaaggattattaggaacacctttaaatttcatgttaatgaaattatctaatcaaccaatcacatggcagctgcttcaatgcatttaggggtgtggtccaggtctagacaatctcctgaactccaaactggtggtggtgtaatggtgtgggggatgttttcttggcacgctttaggccccttagtaccaattgggcatcgtttaaatgccacagcctacctgagcattgtttctgaccatgtccatcccttaatgaccaccatgtacccatcttctgatggctacttccagcaggataatgcaccatgtcacaaagctcgaatcatttcaaatgagttcactgtactaaaatggcccccacagtcaccagatctcaacccaatagaatatttttgggatgtggtggaacgggagcttcgtgccctggatgtgcatcccacaaatctccatcaactgcaagatgctatcctatcaatatgggccaacatttctaaagaatgcttccagcaccttgttgaatcaatgccacaaagaattaaggcagttctgaaggcgaaagggggtcaaacatggtattagtaaggtgttcctaataatcctttaggtgagtgtatagcCTGTATAGACGGATTTTGGACTTGGTAACCATTCCACTTGGTGTAATTTAAGCTTTTATAACCTGTTGGCTTTGGTTGTGGAAGTTTTCCTCAGCATGAGCCTCTTCTGCTTgctttccctcctcccctcctggcCAGTCACtgccctcctcatcctcctcaaaCACTGGCATCAAACCTGG
Proteins encoded in this window:
- the syt18b gene encoding uncharacterized protein syt18b yields the protein MPYHDEEYPGQPLWQSVLLFCCKGMIEGIIVILFFWLLVQVLFTKQLEVHLQILLLVGLIVFCLCLVLGCILCWRNSQICTVKNKDPVMSAPAPAEPVTFAQSPPPSAATAASRQQYHELDGDIVEYPSTFTSPAPSEREFTSLSFSKRARAASEQKEQPKSYFSLRRLSTPPLTSPLYKPIDPSHASLPTFPKLGKLSKTCKALQRRCMLTGDKISYNEHSRLTSPSSVAPSMPEEPIPLALLSYGSSASCQQPVPLKPCLHFTMAFSPEQQTLAVTVLSLTGTPHKLENVSVLGSLPPLYPCPIQASAQSSLSPETHSLVLVLKVSSVKELQKCVLRISISTQEPPSMRGTILGELETECGGKDWGAEHSFHVTKELNPNKWKLKKGLISQDAPMCPPQIFVLLQYQTLAHRIKATVLRADNLDNLVYTLDAAEYQVVINLHHEGVVISSRETEGGSCSVWNTPFMFDLPPGDISQLPLMLEFIITQVLSEGKVLGRVLIGAEAADAGRAHWRDMCSLQVEQARWHTVQPDL